A single Pedobacter sp. PACM 27299 DNA region contains:
- a CDS encoding hybrid sensor histidine kinase/response regulator transcription factor → MTKLTHQNILAKRVLLTIILNCFFLLSFAQLSFDHLSVTNGLSQSTVLSICKDSRGYLWFGTRDCLNRYDGRGVKIYRSNPDDPASISSEDYIYALLSDKKQNLWIGTQNGLNRYIPEKDAFERIPFDPKNPNSISDKIILSMLADRKGRVWFGTNTGLSMLEDPASRKFKKFYQKDGLAGNSVYTVFEDRKGDIWIGTTEGLSRMSWEKGRYVFTNFRHHPASPQSISGNFIRTIAQDQLGRIWIGTDADGLNLFVPETQSFIRFKYQAGNPYGISNNIIRKISVNKNGDLWVATMNGLNIIDPHTLRFTNYKHDADQRKSLSDNSIKEIYEDNQGSVWIGTMFGGVNVTHSNTIPFDVYKYNKYRNSISSDIISVIAGDEKQHLWIGTEGQGLNYFNTQTGVFKKYQNDPADPGSLSNNTIKAIFKDSKNRIWIGLFQGGLELFNPATGKFKHYRHDPANPNSLSYGYVSSITENPDGHLLVGTSSKGLNVFDPEQERFTLINELPSSGLRLSSGYIRFAYTDSKKNLWVGTPRGLNLLNYKHSAFKYFFKSKDKDSLKSNQINCVKEDQQHNIWVGSLRGGLSLYHPKTNTFTTYTKEDGLASDNIIDILEDNEGNLWLSTDRGLTKFDKARKSFKNYNISDGLPANEFNVNSAYKDEHGKLYFGSYNGLVAFTPRDIKENTTVPKIVFSGLKLFNKPVAIDGPDQLLKADISFTREITFSAGQNIFTIDFLALNYIQPQRNQYAYKLEGFEKDWNYVNIPSATYTNLPAGKYRFLVKGSNNDGLWNEVPASMEIRILPPLWQTWWAYLGYAIAAAALLYFVLRFTRRQQRLESELYYEQLNNERQEELYQMKLDFFTRISHEIRTPLTLIFAPLQKLLKLTTENHTVHQPLLGVKKNTDRLLRLISELLDFRKIETGNTRLQVSSHELVAFCRSIYETYSHLAELKNIDYSFSSNVSEVQLYFDAGQLEKVFYNILSNAFKYTPDGGEISFSINLDKDQVKVVIADTGVGIPAELQDKIFGNFYQVKSKNIAAEGWGIGLALVKNIVELHKGEISVSSTAAVEGKDGGTVLTVGLWLGKSHFKEEEISDLEPLAKTMSEPQESVGVLTESAAAGTGSEEEPTGSADQLAAETALQAEEKKYSILVVEDNDELRGFIVQSLQSLYHILEAVNGVEGWEMATTHLPDLIISDVTMPEMNGLELCQRLKKEERTNHIPVIMLTAMASELHLVNGLEAGANVYMTKPFSIQVLELSIRNILQGREELKQKYLRQLMLTPKLPETESPEGKFLNKLMQLMEENMEDPEFNVGGLVEHIGMSQTVLYKKIKAITGLSITDFIKSQRLKRAAQLLSEGKLNVSEVAYAVGFNDRKYFSKEFRKQFGLAPSDYVQKTD, encoded by the coding sequence ACGATGGCAGAGGGGTTAAAATTTACCGCAGCAATCCTGATGATCCTGCCAGTATTAGCTCGGAGGATTATATCTATGCCTTATTATCAGATAAAAAGCAAAACCTGTGGATCGGTACTCAAAACGGATTAAACAGGTACATTCCAGAAAAAGATGCCTTTGAGCGCATTCCTTTTGATCCTAAAAATCCGAATAGCATTAGTGATAAAATTATACTTTCCATGCTTGCGGATCGTAAAGGCCGGGTATGGTTTGGTACAAATACCGGTTTGAGTATGCTGGAAGATCCTGCCTCCAGGAAGTTTAAGAAGTTTTACCAGAAAGATGGGCTGGCAGGAAATTCTGTCTATACTGTTTTTGAGGACAGAAAGGGGGATATTTGGATAGGGACTACAGAAGGGCTTAGCAGAATGAGCTGGGAAAAGGGCAGGTATGTGTTTACAAATTTCCGTCATCACCCAGCCTCGCCCCAAAGCATCAGTGGGAATTTTATCAGAACCATTGCTCAGGATCAGCTGGGTAGAATCTGGATAGGAACTGATGCGGATGGCTTGAACTTGTTTGTTCCGGAAACACAGTCTTTTATCCGTTTTAAATACCAGGCAGGCAATCCTTATGGGATCAGCAATAACATCATCCGTAAAATCAGCGTCAACAAAAATGGAGATTTATGGGTAGCAACGATGAACGGGCTCAATATTATAGACCCGCATACGCTACGCTTTACCAATTATAAACATGATGCCGATCAGCGCAAAAGTTTAAGCGACAACTCCATTAAAGAGATTTATGAGGACAATCAGGGTTCTGTATGGATAGGTACCATGTTTGGCGGTGTCAATGTAACGCATAGCAATACCATTCCTTTTGACGTTTATAAATACAATAAGTATCGTAACAGTATCAGCAGTGATATCATTAGTGTGATTGCAGGAGATGAAAAACAGCACCTCTGGATTGGAACGGAGGGCCAGGGACTGAATTATTTCAATACTCAGACCGGTGTATTTAAGAAGTACCAGAATGATCCGGCAGACCCGGGAAGTTTAAGCAACAATACCATAAAGGCGATATTTAAAGATAGTAAGAATCGCATTTGGATAGGGCTTTTTCAAGGTGGATTGGAGCTTTTTAATCCGGCTACAGGTAAGTTTAAACATTATCGCCATGATCCCGCTAATCCTAATTCATTGAGTTATGGTTATGTGAGCAGCATTACGGAAAATCCGGATGGACATTTATTGGTGGGTACCTCCTCAAAAGGATTGAATGTGTTTGATCCCGAGCAGGAAAGATTTACACTGATCAATGAGCTGCCAAGTTCGGGACTTCGACTGAGTAGTGGTTACATTCGTTTTGCCTATACCGACTCTAAGAAAAACCTTTGGGTAGGTACGCCAAGAGGTCTTAACCTGTTAAATTATAAGCATTCAGCTTTTAAGTATTTTTTCAAAAGCAAGGACAAAGACAGCTTAAAATCCAACCAGATCAATTGTGTAAAAGAAGACCAGCAGCATAACATCTGGGTAGGTTCCTTAAGGGGTGGATTGAGCCTTTATCATCCTAAAACCAATACTTTTACCACCTATACCAAGGAGGATGGTTTGGCTAGCGACAATATCATTGATATTTTGGAAGACAATGAGGGGAATTTATGGCTGAGTACCGACCGTGGCCTGACCAAATTTGATAAAGCAAGGAAGTCTTTTAAAAATTATAACATTAGCGATGGACTGCCAGCCAATGAATTCAATGTGAATTCTGCTTATAAGGATGAACATGGAAAACTGTATTTCGGAAGCTATAATGGCCTGGTGGCATTTACTCCCAGAGATATCAAAGAAAATACGACCGTCCCAAAAATCGTGTTTTCCGGCTTAAAGTTATTCAATAAACCCGTTGCTATTGACGGTCCCGATCAATTACTGAAAGCGGACATCAGCTTTACCAGGGAGATTACCTTTTCTGCAGGACAAAATATTTTTACCATAGATTTCCTGGCGCTGAATTATATCCAGCCTCAGCGGAATCAATATGCCTATAAACTGGAAGGATTTGAAAAGGACTGGAACTACGTGAATATACCTTCTGCAACTTACACCAACTTGCCGGCAGGAAAATACAGGTTTTTAGTCAAAGGGAGCAATAATGACGGCCTTTGGAATGAAGTTCCGGCAAGTATGGAAATTCGTATTTTACCGCCATTATGGCAAACCTGGTGGGCTTACCTGGGTTATGCGATTGCAGCAGCAGCCTTGCTTTATTTTGTGCTGCGCTTTACCCGCAGACAGCAAAGGTTAGAATCCGAGTTGTATTATGAGCAGCTGAATAATGAAAGGCAGGAAGAGCTGTACCAGATGAAGCTGGATTTCTTTACCCGTATCTCTCATGAAATCCGTACGCCGCTAACCCTCATTTTTGCGCCGCTTCAAAAACTGCTCAAGCTGACCACAGAAAATCATACCGTTCATCAGCCATTGCTGGGTGTAAAGAAAAATACAGACAGACTGCTTCGGCTGATCAGCGAATTGCTGGACTTTAGAAAGATCGAAACTGGAAATACCAGACTTCAGGTTTCTTCCCATGAACTGGTTGCTTTTTGCCGCAGCATTTATGAAACCTACTCCCATCTGGCTGAGCTTAAAAACATCGACTATAGTTTCAGCAGCAATGTGTCCGAAGTTCAACTTTATTTTGACGCTGGTCAGCTAGAAAAGGTGTTTTATAATATTCTTTCCAATGCCTTTAAATATACTCCTGATGGGGGTGAAATTAGTTTTTCCATCAATCTGGATAAGGATCAGGTAAAGGTGGTTATCGCGGATACGGGAGTTGGGATACCTGCTGAATTGCAGGATAAAATCTTCGGTAATTTTTACCAGGTAAAATCTAAAAATATTGCTGCGGAAGGCTGGGGAATCGGTCTGGCCCTGGTTAAAAATATTGTTGAACTGCATAAAGGCGAAATTTCAGTTTCCAGTACAGCTGCGGTGGAAGGGAAAGATGGAGGAACCGTGCTGACGGTAGGCTTATGGTTAGGGAAATCACATTTCAAGGAAGAAGAAATCAGCGATCTGGAGCCCTTGGCAAAAACGATGTCTGAACCGCAGGAATCAGTAGGAGTGCTAACTGAATCAGCAGCAGCGGGCACTGGATCAGAAGAAGAGCCAACCGGATCAGCGGATCAATTGGCTGCGGAAACAGCGCTTCAAGCTGAGGAAAAGAAGTACAGCATTCTGGTAGTCGAAGACAATGATGAATTGAGGGGATTTATTGTGCAGTCGCTGCAGTCCCTTTATCATATTTTAGAAGCAGTGAATGGAGTGGAAGGATGGGAGATGGCCACTACGCATCTTCCCGATCTGATCATTAGTGATGTGACCATGCCGGAAATGAATGGCCTCGAACTTTGTCAGCGGTTAAAAAAAGAAGAGCGGACGAATCACATTCCGGTGATCATGCTCACAGCTATGGCCTCGGAGCTGCATCTGGTAAATGGTCTTGAGGCAGGAGCAAATGTTTACATGACCAAACCTTTTAGTATACAGGTTCTGGAATTGAGTATCCGAAATATTTTACAGGGACGGGAGGAGTTAAAGCAGAAATACCTGCGTCAGTTAATGCTGACCCCAAAACTACCGGAAACGGAATCTCCTGAAGGAAAGTTTCTAAATAAGCTGATGCAGCTGATGGAAGAAAATATGGAAGATCCTGAATTCAATGTGGGCGGTTTGGTTGAACATATTGGAATGAGCCAGACGGTACTTTATAAAAAGATCAAGGCCATCACGGGTTTATCGATCACTGATTTCATCAAATCCCAGCGGCTAAAAAGAGCCGCCCAATTATTGTCGGAGGGCAAACTGAATGTTTCTGAAGTGGCTTATGCGGTTGGTTTTAATGACCGGAAGTATTTCAGTAAGGAGTTTCGTAAGCAATTTGGACTGGCTCCATCAGACTATGTTCAAAAAACAGATTAG